A single window of Plutella xylostella chromosome 25, ilPluXylo3.1, whole genome shotgun sequence DNA harbors:
- the LOC105380903 gene encoding probable maleylacetoacetate isomerase 2 isoform X2, with amino-acid sequence MAKPVLYSYWRSSCSWRVRIALNLKEIPYDIKAVSLIKGGGEQHCNEYREVNPMEQVPSLCIDGHTLIESLSILHYLEETRPQRPLMPQDCYKRAKVREICEVISSGIQPLQNLVVLIYVGEEKKKEWAAHWMTRGFRAVERLLSGSAGKYCVGDEITLADCCLVPQVFNARRFHVDLRPFPIILRIDRELEHHPAFRAAHPSTQPDCPPEAAK; translated from the exons ATGGCTAAG CCGGTGCTATACTCCTACTGGCGCAGCTCGTGCTCGTGGCGGGTGCGCATCGCGCTCAACCTCAAGGAGATCCCGTACGACATCAAGGCCGTCAGCCTGATCAAGGGTGGCGGCGAGCAACACTGCAACGAGTACCGGGAAGTCAACCCAATGGAGCAAGTGCCGTCTTTGTGCATTG atggGCACACCCTGATAGAGTCACTAAGCATACTGCATTATTTAGAAGAGACACGACCTCAAAGGCCACTAATGCCCCAGGACTGCTACAAGAGAGCCAAAGTTAGAGAGATATGCGAG GTGATAAGCTCCGGCATCCAGCCGCTCCAAAACCTAGTCGTCCTGATCTACGTAGGCGaagagaaaaagaaagaaTGGGCTGCGCACTGGATGACCCGTGGTTTCCGCGCCGTGGAGCGCCTGCTGTCGGGCTCGGCTGGCAAGTACTGCGTGGGCGACGAAATCACGCTGGCTGACTGCTGCCTTGTGCCCCAAGTCTTCAACGCTAGAAG ATTCCACGTAGACCTGCGTCCGTTCCCCATCATCCTGCGCATAGACCGCGAGCTGGAGCACCACCCGGCGTTCCGCGCGGCGCACCCTTCCACGCAGCCCGACTGCCCGCCGGAAGCCGCCAAGTGA
- the LOC119691065 gene encoding protein anoxia up-regulated isoform X2: protein MVYDSDFYTTRRPYSTYRPSSYSSVTTPRHYVVTERESALPRRADEQYSYSYSSSTERSTGAGLPQRSSYSTSTERRTGSGPGGYSYTSERSSSLGGPGGYSYSSTASGRLPGGTSYRSYHYRV, encoded by the exons ATGGTGTACGACAGCGACTTCTACACGACGCGCCGGCCCTACTCCACCTACCGGCCCTCATCCTACAGCAGCGTCACG ACGCCGCGGCACTACGTGGTGACGGAGCGGGAGAGCGCGCTGCCGCGGCGCGCGGACGAGCAGTACTCGTACAGCTACTCGTCGTCCACGGAGCGGTCCACGGGCGCGGGCCTGCCGCAGCGGTCCAGCTACTCCACCTCCACCGAGCGCCGCACCGGGTCCGGCCCCGGGGGCTACAGCTACACGTCGGAGCGCAGCAGCAGCCTGGGCGGGCCCGGCGGCTACTCCTACAGCTCCACGGCCTCAGGGCGCCTCCCCGGGGGCACCTCCTACCGCTCCTACCACTACCGCGTCTAA
- the LOC105380903 gene encoding probable maleylacetoacetate isomerase 2 isoform X1, whose translation MGDIVEKPVLYSYWRSSCSWRVRIALNLKEIPYDIKAVSLIKGGGEQHCNEYREVNPMEQVPSLCIDGHTLIESLSILHYLEETRPQRPLMPQDCYKRAKVREICEVISSGIQPLQNLVVLIYVGEEKKKEWAAHWMTRGFRAVERLLSGSAGKYCVGDEITLADCCLVPQVFNARRFHVDLRPFPIILRIDRELEHHPAFRAAHPSTQPDCPPEAAK comes from the exons ATGGGTGATATTGTAgaaaaa CCGGTGCTATACTCCTACTGGCGCAGCTCGTGCTCGTGGCGGGTGCGCATCGCGCTCAACCTCAAGGAGATCCCGTACGACATCAAGGCCGTCAGCCTGATCAAGGGTGGCGGCGAGCAACACTGCAACGAGTACCGGGAAGTCAACCCAATGGAGCAAGTGCCGTCTTTGTGCATTG atggGCACACCCTGATAGAGTCACTAAGCATACTGCATTATTTAGAAGAGACACGACCTCAAAGGCCACTAATGCCCCAGGACTGCTACAAGAGAGCCAAAGTTAGAGAGATATGCGAG GTGATAAGCTCCGGCATCCAGCCGCTCCAAAACCTAGTCGTCCTGATCTACGTAGGCGaagagaaaaagaaagaaTGGGCTGCGCACTGGATGACCCGTGGTTTCCGCGCCGTGGAGCGCCTGCTGTCGGGCTCGGCTGGCAAGTACTGCGTGGGCGACGAAATCACGCTGGCTGACTGCTGCCTTGTGCCCCAAGTCTTCAACGCTAGAAG ATTCCACGTAGACCTGCGTCCGTTCCCCATCATCCTGCGCATAGACCGCGAGCTGGAGCACCACCCGGCGTTCCGCGCGGCGCACCCTTCCACGCAGCCCGACTGCCCGCCGGAAGCCGCCAAGTGA
- the LOC119691065 gene encoding uncharacterized protein CG45078 isoform X1, with protein sequence MVYDSDFYTTRRPYSTYRPSSYSSVTRPPGDWDKVPFVPRPSLVPAPVTAFGRRSPRGARASVTDPVVRQNIAPLPESKLRPLAPYVSPRDQTRARVLAAVGARGRCLEADPLGTPRGHMDVLLAQAHGRPLPAAHRHVYYSSYASY encoded by the exons ATGGTGTACGACAGCGACTTCTACACGACGCGCCGGCCCTACTCCACCTACCGGCCCTCATCCTACAGCAGCGTCACG CGGCCGCCCGGGGACTGGGACAAGGTGCCGTTCGTGCCGCGGCCGAGCCTCGTGCCCGCGCCGGTGACGGCCTTCGGGCGGCGGTCTCCGCGGGGCGCGCGCGCCAGTGTGACCGACCCGGTGGTGCGGCAGAACATCGCGCCGCTGCCCGAGAGCAAGCTGCGGCCGCTGGCGCCGTACGTGTCCCCGCGCGATCAGACCCGCGCGCGCGTACTGGCGGCCGTGGGCGCGCGGGGCCGCTGCCTCGAGGCCGACCCGCTGGGCACGCCGCGCGGGCATATGGACGTGCTGCTGGCGCAGGCGCACGGGCGCCCGCTGCCCGCCGCGCACCGCCACGTCTACTACTCGTCGTACGCGTCCTACTGA